In one window of Clarias gariepinus isolate MV-2021 ecotype Netherlands chromosome 10, CGAR_prim_01v2, whole genome shotgun sequence DNA:
- the ppp2r2cb gene encoding serine/threonine-protein phosphatase 2A 55 kDa regulatory subunit B beta isoform, with protein MLSPVLRSELSALEPEYTEADVISTVEFSQSGEFLATGDKGGRVVIFQREPQGEYNVYSTFQSHEPEFDCLKSLEIEEKINKIRWLPQINSTHFLLTTNDKTIKLWKVSERDKRPEGYNLKDEEGRMKDISRITSLQVPVLRPMDLLVEASPRRVFANAHAYHINSISINSDCETYLSADDLRINLWNLNITDRSFNIVDLKPENMEDLSEVITVAEFHPHHCHLLAFSSSAGATRLCDMRSRALCDRPAKLFEESVDPAHRSFFSEITSSVSDVKFSHSGRYLLTRDYLTAKVWDINMENKPVEIYQVQDYLRSKLCALYESDCIFDKFECAWNGTDSVIMTGAYNNFFRMFDRASQRDVTLEASREVCKRRAVLRPRRVCVGKKRRDNDISVDSLDFRKKVLHTAWHPTDNIIAIAASNNLFIFQDRHGPGHHGGHHLEQDKPLQLQDTARD; from the exons ATGCTGAGCCCTGTTCTCCGTTCTGAGCTCTCGGCCTTGGAGCCGGAGTACACAGAGG CTGATGTCATCTCTACGGTGGAGTTTAGCCAATCAGGAGAGTTTCTGGCCACCGGGGACAAGGGGGGGAGAGTGGTCATCTTTCAAAGAGAACCTCAG ggGGAATATAATGTGTACAGCACATTTCAGAGCCATGAGCCCGAATTCGACTGCCTGAAGAGCTTAGAGATAGAGGAGAAAATCAATAAGATCCGTTGGTTACCTCAAATCAATTCCACCCACTTCCTTCTGACCACCAATG ATAAGACCATTAAGCTGTGGAAGGTGAGCGAGAGAGACAAGAGGCCTGAAGGTTACAACCTGAAAGATGAGGAGGGTCGGATGAAGGACATTTCCAGAATCACATCTCTTCAG GTCCCTGTGTTACGGCCGATGGATCTGCTGGTGGAAGCGTCTCCGCGGCGTGTGTTCGCTAATGCTCATGCCTACCACATTAACTCTATCAGCATTAACAGTGACTGTGAGACTTACCTGTCAGCTGATGACTTGAGGATCAACCTGTGGAATCTCAACATCACAGATCGCAGCTTCA ACATTGTGGACCTGAAGCCAGAAAACATGGAGGACCTGAGCGAGGTGATCACCGTGGCTGAGTTTCACCCTCATCACTGCCACTTGCTGGCCTTCAGTAGCAGTGCAGGTGCTACACGCCTGTGTGATATGAGATCTCGCGCGTTATGTGACCGACCTGCTAAAC TATTTGAGGAGTCAGTGGACCCAGCCCATCGATCGTTCTTCTCGGAGATCACTTCCTCTGTATCGGATGTAAAGTTCAGCCACAGTGGACGCTACCTGCTCACCCGAGACTACCTCACTGCTAAAGTCTGGGACATCAACATGGAAAACAAACCGGTGGAGATATATCAG GTCCAAGATTATCTGCGCTCGAAACTATGTGCCCTTTACGAGAGCGACTGCATCTTTGATAAGTTCGAATGCGCCTGGAACGGGACCGACAG TGTCATCATGACAGGAGCGTACAATAACTTCTTCCGGATGTTCGACCGAGCGAGTCAGCGCGATGTGACTCTGGAGGCGAGCAGGGAGGTGTGTAAGCGGCGTGCCGTGCTCCGGCCTCGCCGCGTGTGCGTGGGGAAGAAGAGGAGGGACAACGATATCAGCGTGGACAGCCTGGACTTCAGGAAGAAGGTCCTGCACACGGCGTGGCATCCCACGGACAACATCATCGCCATTGCAGCCAGCAACAACCTGTTCATCTTTCAGGACAGACACGGGCCCGGACACCACGGGGGCCATCATTTAGAACAAGACAAACCTTTGCAGTTACAGGACACAGCTCGTGACTGA